GCACGTTCACGGTCAGCGGCCCCAGACTGGGCGGCGCGTCGATCAGGGCCAGGTCGTACCCCTTCACGCTGGCGAGCAGCCGGGCGAGGGCGTCCGGATCGTCCGCGAGTTCCACGCCCGCTCCGGCGAGGTCGGGGGTGGCGGGCAGCACGTCCAGGCCCGGCTGGGAGGTGGGCAGCACGAACTCGGCCACCCGGCCCGGTTCGCCCAGGGCCTCGTACAGGCCCTGCTCCGCGCCGCGCAGCCCCAGGCCGCTGGTGGCGTTGGCCTGGGGGTCCATGTCGAGCAGCAGCACGCGGCGCCCGCCCGCCGCCAGGTACGCGGCGAGGTTGATGGCGGTGGTCGTCTTCCCCACCCCCCCCTTCTGATTCACGACTCCGAGGGTCTTCACGTCGCCTGCCAGAATAACGGCTTGCGGTTCGGCACGCCTTCCCGCCGGGGGTACCGCTCGGGGGTGGAGGCGGTTTTCTCGATGATCACCAGCGTCCGGGCGTCGCCTGCGAGCGGCAGCGTGAACGGCTCGGCCGCCCGCACCTGGCCACCCACTTCGGCGGCGGCGCGAGTTCCGGCCTCCAGCTCCTCCGGCGTGAGCGGCCCTTTCTGGGCCACCAGCAGGCCGCCCACCCGCAGGAACGGCAGCGCGAGTTCCGCGAGGACCGGCAGTGCGGCGACCGCGCGGGTCACCACCCGGTCATACCGTTCCCGCTGCTGGGGATCACGGCCCAGGTTCTCGGCGCGGCCGACCAGCGGATGAACGTTCTC
The window above is part of the Deinococcus metallilatus genome. Proteins encoded here:
- a CDS encoding ParA family protein; the encoded protein is MKTLGVVNQKGGVGKTTTAINLAAYLAAGGRRVLLLDMDPQANATSGLGLRGAEQGLYEALGEPGRVAEFVLPTSQPGLDVLPATPDLAGAGVELADDPDALARLLASVKGYDLALIDAPPSLGPLTVNVLAAADALLIPLQAEYYALEGLAGLMETVERVQGGLNPRLKVLGVAITMFDGRTNLAQEVETMVRQHFGELVFWSVVPRNVRLSEAPSFAKPIGAFAPLSSGAAAYKRLSEEVMQRVEKI
- the rsmG gene encoding 16S rRNA (guanine(527)-N(7))-methyltransferase RsmG, whose amino-acid sequence is MTPEGRALLLEGAKELGLDLTAEQVDRFGQLLDLLNEGSAQLNLTALRDERDIVLKHFVDSLTCLRGGWLDGEQRVLDLGTGGGFPALPLAIVQPRLQIVPLDATRKKVEFVERTAQALGLENVHPLVGRAENLGRDPQQRERYDRVVTRAVAALPVLAELALPFLRVGGLLVAQKGPLTPEELEAGTRAAAEVGGQVRAAEPFTLPLAGDARTLVIIEKTASTPERYPRREGVPNRKPLFWQAT